Genomic DNA from Leptotrichia wadei:
AGATCTTAATGAGAAAAAGCGAGAATGAGAAGAACTAAAAGATAGAATGAGAGATTTAAGAAAAGAAATTTGTAAAATTAATGAAGAAATAGAAAAAAAAGATCTGAATACAAAAAATCCTATTTTCAATATTTGTACAAAAGAACCGCAGATTTGCAAATAGAATTAGATGATTATGAGTTTGAGCTAAAATAGGCTTACAAGCAAAAAGATAAAAATTAAATAATTCGTTATTCTCTACTAACTCAATCACTCCATACACACTATAAAATGTTATGTCTTTTAAAGGTCTAGTCACCTCAATTTCTCCAACCCCTCTCGCAATATTAATTAACCCTTTATTTTTTTAGTTGCATCAAATTTTTCGTACGATAACAGGATTTGTATTTATACTTCCAGCAAGAAAATCACTTGTAATTTTGTGACTTTTGTTATGTCGGTAATCGTTTTGAAAGTTAAAACAGTTGTAAATACGACAAAAAATACTCCAAATTTATAACATATTTTAATATTTATTTTTTGCCCTTCTGATACTGCAATACCGTTTTCCCAGTCCATTTTTTAAATGCTCGATAGAAGGACGAAAGTTCCGTATATCCAACCAGATAGGCTATTTCATCTATTGAAAGTTCCTTTGTTTCCAAATAGTTGAAAGTCATTATTTTCTGAATATCTTTCACCAGCTGATTAAAACTTGTATTTTCTGCTGACAGATTTCTTTGAAGAGTCCTTCCACTTATTCCAAACTCTTCTGCTACATTTTCCAGTCCAAAACGTCCGCTCGGAATAAGCTGAAAAAGTTTTTTCTGAACTCTGCTCGCAAAGGTTTCAAATGTCTCACTTTCCATTTCTGCCAGTTTCTGCTTCAATTGAGGTTCCAAATATTCCACCATTATATTATTTGCCGTCAAAAATGGCTTTTTCAAATCTTTCATGCTAAAAATGACTTCATTTTGCTTTGCTTTATTTATCGCCGTATTTATCTCTTTTGTCAATAATTCCCCGTACTCAAAAGGACTTGTAACACTTACTGGAGATATTTTTTCCCCAATTCCTTTATTTAGTAAATTTATCAACATAAGCTGTTCATTCAAAACTGCAAAACGTGGCAATTCCTTTTCCCTTTGTTCAAAAAAATACTGCACTTGAACTATTTCTTCAAACTCTTTAATTTCCAAAAACACAGGCCCTATTAATTTCTTGTATTTTGCCAGCCTTTTTAAACCTTCACGTCCATTTTTTGAAGAAAGTGCTGCAAAAAATGAAGGAATAAACACATTTAGATTATCAATATTGCTAATTGCTGAAATTTGCTCATCAGTAATAACTTCATCAATTTTTTTCAAAAATAAATAATATTCCTCAGTAGAAAGCTGAATTTCCTCTTTCCATAAGATATTTGGTATTCCCGTTTCTTCAAGAATATTTTCAATTGATAATCCAATACTCTTTAAAAAATCCTGAAACTGCTTTGGCATAGTTATTTTCATATTTTCTCCATTTTTCCTATTTTTTATTATATTAAGTTTTTCATTTTCAAAAATTAATTTTTTCTATAAGTTTCTCAGCAAAATTCAATTTTCAATTATTTTTTATCTATTTCGAAGCATTTTTCATAATTTTATCAAAAATTCTTGCAGGAAGAACAGTATGTAAAAATACTAATGGTTTTGCCATAAATCCTATTAAATATCTCGCTTTTGGACGACGACTATTCACTGCTTTTGAAATTGCTTTTGTGATAACAATCGGGTTAGAACCCATATTTCCTGAATATTGCTTTTTCATTCCTTCTGATGTTCTCAAGGCTTCTTTTTCATAGGCCCCGTCTTTTGACGAATCTACCAATTTATTCGCAGCGATGATTCCCCAGTCAGTTTTTATCAAACCTGGCTCAATAAGTGAAACATCTATTCCAAAATCAGCCACTTCCATACGTAACGCATCACTAAATGCTTCAAGTGCATATTTAGTCGCATGGTACCAGCCACCAAAATAGCTTGTCATTCTTCCTCCCATTGATGAAACATTTATAATTCTACCTGATTTTTGTTTTCTCATATGCGGAAGCACTAATTGAACCAATCTCGCCAATCCAAATAAATTCACTTCAAACTGCATTTTTGCTTCACTTATTTCAACATCTTCTATCGCACCATAAGAACCGTACCCCGCATTATTTATCAGAACATCTATACGCCCTTCATTTCCAATTATTGTATCAATTGCACTTTTTATACTTTCCTCATCAGTTACATCCAAATACATAGGTTTAACTCCAAACTGTTTTAAAGTCTCCATTTTTTCAGTTCTTCTAGCTGCACCATAAACCACATGCCCTTCTTTTGCCAAACTTTCTGCTGTCTGATATCCAATTCCACTACTTGCTCCTGTCAATAAAATTACTTTTTTCATATCTTTAATTTCCTCTCTTCTTATTATTAATTTTCATACAATTATTCTATCAAAGATATATTTTAAATTCAATAACAAAAGGCGACATTTAACTGACAAATAACGACAATTTTTATTTATTTTTTCTAATTTTTGGCATTGGAATATACCATATTGACAATGAAATAAATCCTATTATTAGCATAAACATTGGATTAAATAGACCTATTATCAAAGAAGAACTTTGCAAAATCGTTGCTATCTTATGTCTTCTAAGAGTTGTTATTGTGTTCTTTAATTTTATATTTTTAGAATCTGCTTTCATAAGTTCATCGCAAAGCCATGAATAAACAATATTTGCCCCTAACAAAAAAAATGTATACACGCATTCTACCAGATAACTGTGAGGATTTTCAGAAACCCATGATGTTATATACGGAAATAATGTATTCAAAAACAGTAAAAATATCTGTATTCTAGCTATTTTAGGAGTTACTTTCTCAACCTTATCAAATATTGTATGATGAGTGTCCCAAAATACTGCAAATAGTGTAAATGTAGTTATATATGCAAAATAATGCACTCTATTTTCCCAAATAGCTGACAATGTTGTTCCATGAATTTTAGGAAGTTCTAACACTAAAACTGTCATTACAATTGCTATAATTGCATCAAAAAATGCTACTAATCTTTCTTTTTTCATTT
This window encodes:
- a CDS encoding helix-turn-helix domain-containing protein gives rise to the protein MKITMPKQFQDFLKSIGLSIENILEETGIPNILWKEEIQLSTEEYYLFLKKIDEVITDEQISAISNIDNLNVFIPSFFAALSSKNGREGLKRLAKYKKLIGPVFLEIKEFEEIVQVQYFFEQREKELPRFAVLNEQLMLINLLNKGIGEKISPVSVTSPFEYGELLTKEINTAINKAKQNEVIFSMKDLKKPFLTANNIMVEYLEPQLKQKLAEMESETFETFASRVQKKLFQLIPSGRFGLENVAEEFGISGRTLQRNLSAENTSFNQLVKDIQKIMTFNYLETKELSIDEIAYLVGYTELSSFYRAFKKWTGKTVLQYQKGKK
- a CDS encoding oxidoreductase — encoded protein: MKKVILLTGASSGIGYQTAESLAKEGHVVYGAARRTEKMETLKQFGVKPMYLDVTDEESIKSAIDTIIGNEGRIDVLINNAGYGSYGAIEDVEISEAKMQFEVNLFGLARLVQLVLPHMRKQKSGRIINVSSMGGRMTSYFGGWYHATKYALEAFSDALRMEVADFGIDVSLIEPGLIKTDWGIIAANKLVDSSKDGAYEKEALRTSEGMKKQYSGNMGSNPIVITKAISKAVNSRRPKARYLIGFMAKPLVFLHTVLPARIFDKIMKNASK
- a CDS encoding TMEM175 family protein, producing the protein MKKERLVAFFDAIIAIVMTVLVLELPKIHGTTLSAIWENRVHYFAYITTFTLFAVFWDTHHTIFDKVEKVTPKIARIQIFLLFLNTLFPYITSWVSENPHSYLVECVYTFFLLGANIVYSWLCDELMKADSKNIKLKNTITTLRRHKIATILQSSSLIIGLFNPMFMLIIGFISLSIWYIPMPKIRKNK